The stretch of DNA CTCTAGTGAAGGAGGCAGGATCTTCTAATAAAGGAGAAAGTTCTGGTGGAAGTTTTGGAATTGGGAAGTCAGCCCCATTCCTAAATTCTAATCTAAGAACATTGTTTTATTCGTCCCTTGATATGACAGGCTATTCCTCTCACATTGGTGTGGCAAATATTATGTCGTTCCTTAAAGAAAATGGACAAACGACGTTAGGAAATGGTTATTTTACATATGACGAAAACTCGTTAGCTATACCGGAACTAATTTCCTTAGACCCAAGTTTCAATAGAGCAGAAACTGGTACAGACATTTATGTAACAGCCTTTGACCCAGTTGAAGAATGGGAACAAGAAATCATTAAATCCGTACTGTATAATTTCTTCATTACGATTCACAATCAAAAACTCGTAGTGAAGATTAATGGATTCGAGATAAACGACCAAAACATTCAATCGTTAATTTTCGATCTAGAAGATAACGAAGAAAACCAACATCTGAAAAACTATTTTCAATTATTAATCTCAGAAAAAGTATTGAAAGTCCCTTATCCAGAAAAGAAATATAAGTACGGTGTTAACTTTGCAGAAGGGGAAGCTAACCTATATTTAATTAACGGTGATGACCTCAACAGACGAGTGCTTATGACGCGTAAAACTGGTATGCGAATCTTTGAACAAAAAGGTATTAGTGGTAGTATTTTGTTTACTGGACTATTAATGATTACGGGCTCCAATATGAATAATATTTTCAAACAGATGGAAAATCCGGCACATAATGAATGGTCTCCAGATCGTTACGAAAAGGATCCGAAGCTTGCGAAGAAAATCTATGCAGACTTACGTAAGTTTATAAGGGATTCCGTGAAAGAATATTTTCAAGAGAAGATAACCGACAGTATGGATGCAGTTGGTTTAAGTGACTTTTTACCAAATAAAAGTTTACTAGATTCAACAGGAATTAATAAAACAGAGTCGTTGAATGCAAAAATAAAACATTTTGTCACGAAAGAAGTAAAAGAAGAGACGAAGAAAAAGAAGAAAGCAAAATCTAAAGGAATAGATATTACGGAAGATTTAGAACAGCAATTAGAAGGAGAATACGGTATTACTCCAACTGGTGACGAAGGTGGAAACGGCACTGGTTCTCATAGTGGTGGAGGAAACGACGGTGCTGGTACTTCTGACCCTGGTGGAATGAACGAATTGGATCCGAATACAACAGGTGATGCTGATAAGCAGCGAGAAAGAAAGCCTAGTAGTAAACCGATTGCGATGTCTCATAAGTACGTCTCTATTGACAAAAACAATGGGAAGTACCGATTTATTATTTCTTCTAACAAAGCGTTACCGAACGGCCGACTTGCATTTAAAGTAATCGGCGAACAAAGTGATTTTGATTTACCAATAGTAAATGCAGCAACAGATGATGGCAATGTAATCGTCGACAAATGCACAGCTAATTCAATTTACTTACAATCTATTCCTGCGAAAAAATCGTTTGTAGTGGACGTAGAAATCGACTATTCCGATTATTGTGTGATGGAGGTGGAGCTGTATGAAGATTAATACGTCATATCCATATCCAGTGTTATATATGAACAATGAGGATTATAAGAAGTCAAGCTATCATACGAACATTTCTGTAAACGAGTCGTTCGGGGAACTCCATATAATCGCGAAATTTTCTCTAGATAATCCAGGAATTAAAAGATTAATAGAGGAAGCAGCAGCTGTTTTTATGATCCATGTAGAGTGTGGTCAAACTAGTTTCCGACAGGCGTACGAAACTAGTAGAGAAACGTTAGAAGTGGCTATTCCAACAAATGCATTACGTGGGAAAATCGCCATTCACTCTTTTATTATTGCGAAAGAGGCGATTACGGATTATACGAATGATCGATTAAGTGATTGGTATACAGGTATCCAAATTTCTTTTGAAAAAGGGAACATCCTCGGAATTGGCGATGCGATTGAAACGACTTTAATTGATGACAATACAGAGTTGTTAAACTTACCTTCTATTATCACTGTATCGAAGCATCAAAAGAATGAGTTTATGGATGTCGAGATTCAGCATGATAACATTACGATTTATTTACCAGAATACGAATACAATCAATATGCGATGAGCGCAAACTCCCTTTTGAAAAATACGATTTTATCGACAGTAATCGTACCAGCGCTTGTATATGTGTTTTCAAAAATAGGGACTGGAACAGAAGACCTAGAGCAATACACTTGGTATCAGGTGATGGAGAAAATTTTTGAAGAAAATAACCTTCGTCTAGAAGATGTCGGATCAGACACGCTATCTCCATTAAAAGCGGCTCAACTTGTATTAAGAAAGCCACTTAAATCTAGCTTTGAAGAAATTGAAAAGCTTGATAGAAAGGAGGTCTAACATGAAACTGAAGTTTATTACAGACGATACTTTAGTGGACTTACGTGGAAACTATGATTCCTACAAAGAACATTACTATAACACGAACCACCAGTGGTTTGATGAGTATTTTCGACAAGAAGAAAGAGTCATTGAGTCAAGCATTCCATTTGAAATACCTACCTTCAACTTGAGTGAAGATTACGCCATTAGTGACCGCGAAAATGTAAAAGTCATCTATGATTCTCTTAAACATTTAACGATTACGCAAGCAACACAAGAAAGATTGTGGGCAGGACTCGCTCATTTACAATTAAGAGATTTCACGTTTTACCGGTTAAAAAAGGACATCGAAGGCAAAAATGACAAACGAATCAACACGTCCATCTTCTTTAAAAACGGCAATAAACGTTCTCTTTTCGTACACATACTAGCTCGTCTTTGGTGGGTAGGCTATATGACATACGACGAAACGAACGAAACGAATCCTTATTGGCTAACAGACTTCTTCTGCAGAAAAGACTTCTCAGCACGTGCAGTCGTCTTTTTCTCTAGCAACTTCACATCAAACCGAAACATCACGAAGGGGATCATCCGAACATTAGTGAAGTTAGAAGAAAGCGGTGTAGCAATTAAACGTGACCACTTTGTACAAGCTAACAAATATTTAAATGTCGTCGGGGGAGCGATGATTTTAGATATGTTAACTACGGAAGAAGTGGAAGAGATGGTTGGGAAGCATTTGGCTAAAAGCTTTGATTTGATAAAATCTAGTAATCTAATAAATACTTATGTATATAAACGGGGTGTCTAAGTGGAAAATACAAATTACTTTGAACTGATTAACAATACATTTTCAACATTAATATTAGATGCAATTCAATATTTTCCGGAGAATGTAAATAAAGTGCATTTTGAATCATCAGGCCTATTGTTTGGGATAAATAATGGGCTACAAACAGAATGTGACTATATCTTTCCTGTTGGAAGTGTTGAAAAGAGAACGAAATCTTCCATTCTTACAAATAAGAAAGTAGACAATGCCTTAAAAGCATCTAGAAAACTATTTTCAACTTCTACATTTGTAGGTACATATCATAGTCATCCGTATAATGAGTATTTTTCTGATTGGTGTTGTCCTAGTAATAGTGATGTATTATATGCATTACAGAATAAATACCCTTATGAAGTTATTATTGCTATAACTAGGAATAATCAGAAATCTCAAGAGTTAAATATAGAATATTTTGAAGGGGACGGTTTAGAATTTACCTATAATAAAAATGAACCTGGAAACTCTTTCCCTAGCAAAACAAATTTAGGATATAAGACAACTTAT from Sutcliffiella cohnii encodes:
- a CDS encoding DUF6339 family protein, giving the protein MKLKFITDDTLVDLRGNYDSYKEHYYNTNHQWFDEYFRQEERVIESSIPFEIPTFNLSEDYAISDRENVKVIYDSLKHLTITQATQERLWAGLAHLQLRDFTFYRLKKDIEGKNDKRINTSIFFKNGNKRSLFVHILARLWWVGYMTYDETNETNPYWLTDFFCRKDFSARAVVFFSSNFTSNRNITKGIIRTLVKLEESGVAIKRDHFVQANKYLNVVGGAMILDMLTTEEVEEMVGKHLAKSFDLIKSSNLINTYVYKRGV